The following is a genomic window from Clostridium fungisolvens.
TTCTGCTTTTTCCTTAAGGCCCTTTTCGACTTTTAAAAGCTCATTATAATGTTCATATGGATATTTATTATAAAATGTAGTTATATCTCTATGTAAATCTTGGCACTGACTTAGCTCTGCTTCTTTTTCTTCACGGAGCTTTGTAGTTTCGTCAGCCTTAAGCACAATATCTTTTTGCCAGTTTTCAAAATATGTTTGATTTATGTTATTAGACCAAATAGAAGGATATATTATGTTTTCTTTTATTGTAGCATTTTCTCCTAAAGCATTAGCCTTAGCTTCATTTTCACTAAGTATTATAATAGGATGTAGAATGTCTCCTATACTTTTACTAACCTTATCTTTAACCTTCTCTACCTCTTTGTCTGAAGTTATTAAGCTCAAGGCCCAATAAGGATAGTTTTTAAAAAGCTCCTGCTCAGACTTTCCTTCTTTTCTGCATATTCTTTGAATATACTTTGTACCACTTTCTAAATAATTAAATCCAGTTCTCCATTGGTCTATACTCTTCTCTAAGGCAGGATCTGCTGTATAATATTCACTTTCTTTGTACTCATCAGCATACCTATGAGCTAGTCTTTCATTAAATATAGATGTTTCTTTTTCTTCCTTTAATTTATAAAGCTTACTTTCTACCTGAGTAACTATTGTACTTTGCTTTGAATATATAGAATCAGCTTCAAAGCTTAGCCAACTGCTTCTAAATTCTTTTATATTACTTAATAGCTCAACCTTGTTATCATTTATACTCTTAATCTCGCTAGTTAAAGCATGCTTCTCCTCATTAACCCCTTCTAATTCTTTTCTAAAATTAGTCAAAGCTTCCTTGAGGTTTTGTTGTTCTTCATTAAGACTTCTTTTCTGGTTGTTAGCTTCAAAGATTTTATGTTCAAGCTCATTTATTCTATTTTTCCATATTAAGACTTCGTCTTTTATATTGCCTTCATTAGGATTGTCTAAGATTGCTTTATTGATCTTATTTATATCAGTAGTCAAATAAGAAATTATACCTTGAAGATTGCTTTTATTATCCAGTAAAGTCTTCTCTTTAGTCCTTATAGCCTTTAGTTCCATCTCACTAGTCTTAAGCTGCTGGACAACATTATTTATCTGACCTTCTAATAAATTCTTTTCTTTTTCTAAGCTTTCTTCCTTATCTAAATAGTAACCTCTTATTCTTTTACTATTTTCCTCTAGTTTCTCTTTTATATCTTCAACAGCTTCATCCTTATCTAATGCTTCTAGCTGTTTATTTATAAGTTCAATACTTTCTGCTTCTACTTTTATGTCTTTTTTATACTTTGAGATTTGAAGGCTTGAATACTTACTTTCCTTCTCAGCCTTTATATGTTTAAGTTTGTCATAGCTTTCAAGAGTTTGTTTGTAGTTTTTCTCTTCCTTAATCATGTCATTTTCATATTTTTTTATGTCATAGGATAAGTTTTTTTGTTTCCAAAGCTCTTCTTCCTCAGATAAAGCAAGGGTTTCCTTATTATTCTTTTCAAGCTTACCCTTTATATCCTCAGCTTCTATCTTTATGTAATTGTCCAAAGCTTTTAAAGCTTCTTTTGCCTTTATCTCTTCAGCTTTAGCTAAATCATACTCTTCAAAAACTCTTGAATATAACTCTATCTGCTCTTCAACCTTTTTGCTTTCTTCTATTCTTGCATTTAGCTGTTTATATTTTTTAAAGTGTTCTCTTTGTCTTTCAAAAATCTCAACAAAATCCTTAGTACCTTCTCCAGCCAAAGCTTCTTCCACAGTAGGTATAAGTAGATTGTCTACAAGCTGACCAGTGGTCTTGCAAGCATCAAAAAAGGCTTCTACTCCACCTTCTGCTCCATTTATTAAAGCGATTTTCCTCCACTCTGAAGGTATTATCTTAAAATTATCTTCTATGTAAGAATGGTATTCTCTTATGCTCTTAAAGGTTTTAGCATTCATTCTGTTTTGGCTCATATAACCATAGTATTCTGCCATTTCTTCCTTAGTGGACGGCCTCATGCTTCCATTGATGCTTTCTCTTACAAAAGGTATCTTATCGATGGAATTATCATCATTTTCTATGTATTCATAAACATACTTATGAGAATCTATATACTCCTTATTCATAAACAAGGTCACTGCTGTAACCGCATATCTTCTTGGTCTCTCATTTAATATCCACTCAATGGCAATATGTGCTGAGGTATTTTGCAATGCTAATGTATTTTTCACCTTTCTATCTGCTACTTCAATATTTGGAAGTATTGCTTGCAGCGCCGTTTGAACAAAAACAGTTTTTCCTCCGCCATTTTCAAGTAGTATAGCTCCGTTATAGCTGTCAAACTCAAAAATATCATCATTATATCTTTTTTCACCATTTTCATACACCACATTAGTAAAACGAATTTTTGAAATCGCCGGCATTACTTTTCGTCCCCCTTCATCTTGTCAATGTTGTACAGAAAATCTAGTATTCCTCTATTGTAATCATACTCCATGTAGTATCTCTGAATGATAGTCTTAGCCTTTTCCGTAAGCTCAAGCTCTTCATTTCCAATATCCTTTATAAGTTCTTGGTCCTCAAGAAACTTTTTAACAGTATTTAAAAAGCTCTTTCTACTTATAGTTCTACCATCCTGAGCCTTTACTTTTTCCTTAATTTCATCCATGTCAGTCCACTTTTGAATTATAGCAGACCAATTATACTCAAACTCCTGATCTAGAGCTTTAAGCTTTTCCTCTTCATGCTCTGTTAATATAAAAATTCTCTGATTTAAACTATCTAGCCAATCAGTTATGGTAATAAAATCTCTAGTTGCTTCATTAGTTTGATAACTATCATAAAAATCACCAAATAAAACGATAATTGATAAATACATAAGATATAAATCCAGATTCACAGCTTTACTTGGGAGATATGCTTTTCTTATAGCTTCATTTGAAACGTGGAAAATAGACTCTTTTGCTATGGGAATCATATAGATTACTTCCCCAGAAGAAAAGATAGTACAATCTACCTCTCTAGCAAACTGATCTACCAGTCCTCGTGTAACATCGTCTGAGGTATAAAGCTTTAAATCCTCTTTTTCTCCGTATCCGTTCATAGCTAGTGTAGAATATAGCTTGAAGCTTTGCATTACTTGCTCATTGCTATAAAGTGCCATTAATATTCCTCCAATCTAAAGCTCATATTCTTAATTTCAAATCTATCTGTAACTTTCAGTATAGTGTCAAGTTCCTCTACATAAAGCTTCTTGCCCTTTTTAATTAATAACTTATAAACTTGTCCAAATATACCCTCTTCTTGATCCTCCTGCACTTCCATAACCACAGGAGATTTTTGATGCAATATAATAAAGAAATCATAAAAACTACGGTGATTTAATATTTCAGCGTAAGCATTATCTTTCATAAACTCAACTATTCTTTCAAGAGTTATTTCATTTTCAGCCTTCATGGCCATAAGTATTATAGAACCAATTACCTTATAATTGTTGCTTTGAAGCTTAATATCAAGCTTCGCCTCTTCATCGCTAGTTACAGCTAAAAAGTCATTTATTCTTTCTTCTTTATCCAGCTTTTCTATCTTCTGATGAGAAAATACAGTTAAAGGAGACCACACCTTGCTTTTTTCTAAATACAGAAAAGGTTCAATAAGCGTTCTTGTCTCACCTAGTGGAATAGGTGATGAAAATACTCTGCTGGTTATTTCTTGATTGAAATTAAAAGAGTCTATCCCTACATAATATAAGGATTCCTGAGCTGCTTGAAGTGCTGAAGTCTTAAGAATAATGCTATCTTTAAAGAGTAGCCTATGGTTGTAATGAACCTCTCCTAGTTCTTTATCTATCTGTATGATAAGCTCATAAGCCTTTCTATCTTCGCTTTTACTTAAGTCACTGGCTATCTTTTCTCTAGTTTCTGTTACGAAGGTTTTTAATTCTTCAAACTCTTCATCTTCCATTTGCAATCTATTATTTATGTCTTCAATTATATTTTTATATCTTTCATAGGTTTCATTAGATACAATATTTCTATTGACCTCATGCTTAATCCTAACTATTCTATCCTGCAGGTTCTTAACATCCAGATTCATTTCATCTATCTGCCTTAAAGCTCCAGAAAACTCACCCTTCTCAAGCTGTTTTCTAAGTACCAGCTGATTTATAGAAAGTTGGAATTCATTAAAATATTCTTTTGTGGCAAAGATAAGCTCAAGCCCCTGCTCATCAAGAGTATAATACTGAGTGTTGGTCTCAAGATCTGCCTTTGCAGCCTTAAGCACTGAATACTGTACAGTTTCTTGCTTCTTAGTCTCCCAATTGAAAAAAGTCTTTGAATTTCTTTTTCCTGTAGGAGGTCTAAAGGTATCAATAATGGTTCTTGCAACCCTCTCAAAACCTATAATATCCATAGTTATTTCATCTTTACTTAACTCCTGTAAAAATGCAGCAAGCTCCTTCACCCCTGTTTTCTTATTTCTTATAAGCATATTCTCAAAAAAGAACAGTAAGGTTAAAAGGCCAAAACTAAAATAATCAACCTCTTTTCCTTTGTCATCCTTCATTCCTTTTCTTGATAATGCATATAAAGGATCAAATAGAGCCAGTCTTTGAATTCTTTCTCTGTAGTTCTCAACTACATTTCCTATGTTTATTTCCATACGCTGTTCCTCCATATGTGCTGAAGTTCTATTTTTCTTAAGCCAGGTTGTGGCAAGTATTGTTCATTTTTTCACCAATGTTTTTGTAGTTTGATTGTACATATATTTTACCATAAAAACAAGAAAAACACTAGCGTCCTACGAACTAGTGTTTCCATGTTCTTTTTAATTATCTTTTTAAAGCTAAATTTTATATGAATGTTGTTCACAGCGAATTAAAAGGTGGATTAATTTCAGATTTTAAAGAAAGACAACCGATTTGTTTAATTTTATACATGTATTTTATTTTAATGTTATAATTGGATGTGTTATAAAAATAGCCTGACATTATAATGTCGATGCCAGGCTATAATTTTATAATTTCAAGCAATGATTTTAAAAATCTCTACTAAATCAAAATTTCTATCCCTATAAATAGCTAACCTCTACACTTACTACTAATAAGTGGGATAATAGCCAGCATTTTCGCCTTAACTTAGCAATGGTTTATCTTTATACTATTCAGCCTTTATGCTATACTATTATGGTATAGTTTATTATTTAACAAATGAAGAAATTAAATTGGAGGTAAACATCATGCACAAACTATTTAGGCCGGCAATAAGAGTGATGAACAATTTAAAGTATCCTCAAAAATTTGGCATTATAATGGTTATATTTCTTATTCCACTGTCAATATTATTGTTCTTTCATATCCAAAATTTAGCTTCTAATGTAAACGTATCCAAGAGTCAACTCAATGGTCTATCCTATGGTTCTGAAATTAGCTCATTAATTCAAAAAGTTCAACAACATAGAGGGCTAATGTCTTTATTTTTAGGAGGTAAAACTGATACAAAAGACACAATAACTGAAAAAAACTCTGAAATCAATGCAATAATTAGTAAAATAGATAAATTAGATGCTAGTTATGGTAAAGCCTTCTCTACTTCTTCACAATGGAGCAAGATAAAAAGCGATTGGTCCAAATTAGAAAATGAAAGCTTTAATCTTTCAATGGTGGATTCTAGCAAACGACATACAGACTTAATATCTGATATTTTAAATTTAAAGATGGATGTTTCAGATGGCTCAAAATTATCTTTATTAGATAACATTGGAGAATATTATTTTTCTGATATGATTATAAATAAACTTCCTGAGATTACAGAACAAATTGGACAAGCAAGAGCCTTAGGTTCAGGCGTGGCGTCTAAAAAAAACATGACAGGTGACGAAAAATACAAACTGCTTGCCTTATCTCAGTCTATAATAAATTCAATCCAAGGTACTGAACGTGACATGAACATAATATATTCTAACAATCCAGAGGTAAAAGCTAAGCTAGGGGATGTTACTGGTGGAGTTTTAACTAAAGCAAACTCTCTGGTTAACACTATAAATACTGAACTCATAAACAAAGATTCGATAACATTGGACTCTACTAAATATTTTAATGATTCAACATCAGTTATAGATAGTGTATACGGTCTAATTAATCAATCCTCTGATATTTTATCTCAGTTATTACAAAATGATATTCAAAGGGAAACATCAAAAAGAGATATAACCATAGGAATTGTTGCTTTAGCACTTTTACTTATTCTTTATCTTTTCGTAGGTTTCTATTTAGCTATTAGAGAAACATTAAATATTATTGAGATAGCTTCAAATAAAATTGCTTCTGGAGATTTAAATGTACGGGTTGATCATTGTGTTAAAGATGAAACTAAATTAGTAATAAATTCATTAAACAATATTGCAAAAGCTTTTTCTTCAATTGTGTCTTCAGCTCAAGTAGTTACAGCTGAGGTTGCAACCTCCTCAAAAGAACTATTTGCTGTGACAACTCAATCAGCTTTGGCAGCTAATCAAGTAGCTGTAGCTATGCAGGAAGTGGCTTCAGGTGTTGAGCAGCAGCTTGAAAAAAATGATGAGATATCCACCTCTTTTAATGAAATTGTAAAGGCAATGCAGGCTATATCCGAAAACTCTTTAGAGGTGGCTGGTTCCTCTATTAATATGAAAGAAGAAGCAGAGCAAGGGTATGTTTCTGTAAAACAATCTATTTCACAGATGAATAATGTAAGTCGTTCCGTTAATGATACCAACACAATCATTCAAACCTTAGGTGCAAAATCTAAAAATATCAGCAGCATAATTGCTACTATTACAGAAATAGCTTCTCAGACTAATTTGCTTGCCTTAAATGCTGCCATAGAAGCAGCAAGAGCAGGTGAACAGGGAAGAGGTTTTGCAGTGGTTGCTGAAGAAGTAAGAGAACTTGCAGAAAAAAGTGCAGAGTCTGCTAGTGAGATATCAAAGATAATACTATCTATACAAAATGAAACAGAGTCCTCTGTTGTGAATATGAATAAAGTTATGGTATCAGTTCAAGAAGAGCTAAGGACGGTGCATGAGTTTGAAGATATTCTAACAAACATCGTAAACTCCGCCAAAAAAGTTAGTGAGCAAATACATGATGTTTCTGCAACAGTTGAAGAAATCTCAGCAAGCTCTCAAGAGGTTTCAGTGTTAGTATCTCAAGTAGATTCCATGGCTAAAAACTTCTCTGATAAAGCTCAAAATGTAGCTAGTTCTTCTGAGGAACAACTGGCAGGATTAGAAAGTATAGAGAGTGCTACTGGAGTAATTCATGAGCTGGCTGATTCATTAAAGGTTAAGATAGATACCTTTAAGGTTTAAATGATGGTAGTTAGTGTAGCATAAATACAGTTATTAAACTATATTATAACTCACAAATCCTTTTGTACATAAAAGACAAGCTTCACCTTAAAGTGAAGCTTGTCTTCTTTACATTATCTATATTCCAAAAGTATACTATCCTTTGCAACCATATTTTTATCAACATGAAAATTTAAAATCTCATGGTTATTTTGGTTTGCAAGTATTAGCATTATTGTATCATCTAGTTCTTTATCATTAAGCAACTTCTTGTCAAAACTTATTAGAAGTTCTCCCTTTTTAACTTTCTGTCCTTCTTCACAGTGTATATTAAAGCCCTCACCTTTTAAGCTTACTGTATCAATTCCAACATGTATAAGGATTTCCACTCCATCCTCTGTTTCTATGCCAACAGCATGCTTACTATCCTTCATAACAATAATTATCTTTCCATCGCATGGAGAATATACTTTGTTATCTGTTGGAGTAATGGCAATTCCTTCCCCCATCATCTTCTGTGAAAAAACCTCATCCTTAACCGCAGCTAAATCTATACTTGTACCATTTGTGAAGGCATATAAAACCTTTTTATTTCTATTTGAACTTTTAAACAAATTCTTAAACATATATACCTCTACTATTTTAATTCTGGCCAGTATTCTTTATTAGCTTCAATCATCTCATCTAAAATCTTCTTAGCTACAAAAGCAGAAGGTATTGGTTTGTTCATAGTAAATGCCATAAGAGCTTTTTCATAAGAGCCTTCAATTGCAGCTTCTACCACTAGTTTTTCACAAGCTTCTTGTTGTTCAATTAGACCTTTATAGAAGGTTGGAATTTCTCCAACTCTAACTGGTTCTGGACCATCTTTAGTGATGTAAGCTGGTATTTCTACCATTGCATCATCTGGTAAGTTTTTAACAGCACCATTATTCTCAACCATAACTAGATGCCTCTTTCTCATATCAAAAGCTAAACTCATAGCAACTTCCACAATAAATTCTCCATGTACACCTGTGAAGAATTGAGTAAGGTCTATTTCACCTGTTGCATTGTACTGGTCTACAGCATCAAATATCTTCTTCTCTCTTCCTTCCATTACTTCATTAGCTCTAGTGTGGTTCTTATCTGCATCTTTAACAATGCTGTCTCCTAGTAGATAATATTGCATATAAGTGTTTGGAAGATATTTAGGGAACATTCTCATTATATATTTAGCATTATCAAAGGTATGAAGCCAAGAAGCATCATTATGCCTTACTTCACTTCTTGAATCTGGAGGAATATATCCATGTTCAGCTACATAAGCTTTTAATTCTTCAGTTTTATCTTCTCCCTTTACTCTAATCTTAGTAAACCAACCAAAGTGATTTAACCCAAAGTAATCAGCTTCTATATCATGCCTATCACAATCTAAAATATTAGCCATATTTCTCATTATAGCTACTGGCATATCACATATATTAAGAATTCTAGCCTTTGGTCTTAATTTGTGCATAGCTTTAGCAACTATTGCAGCAGGGTTAGAATAGTTTACAATCCAATAATTTGGGCTTGCATACTTTTCACAGAAATCTATCATCTCAACCATTGGATATATAGTTCTTAAACCATACGCAAGTCCTCCTGGCCCACAGGTTTCTTGTCCTACAACATCGTATTTTAGTGGTATTTTTTCATCCTGCTCTCTTAATTTATATAAACCCACACGCATTTGGGCAAATACAAAGTCAGCATCCTTGAAACCTTCTTCAGGATCTGTTGTAAATACAAGTTTTACCTCAGGATCAAACATCTCAACAACCTTTTTAACTATTACCCCAACCTTGTTTTGACGTTCTTCATTTATATCATATAATCTTAATTCCGATATCTTAAAATCTTCTTTTCTTGAAAGCAAACTTTTTACGATTCCTGGAGTGTATGTGCTTCCACCGCCTACGATTACTAGTTTAAATGTTCTCATATTAATGCTTCCTCTCTAATTTAAATTTACTTTAATGTTTCCATTGTTTCTAAAGCTTCATCTACAATAGTTCTTATTTTATTTATTGTAAGTCCATAAACAACTTGGATATTGTTGCCTTTTCTCACAACTCCAGATGCTCCAGTTGTTTTTAAGGTTTTTTCATCGATTAAAGTATTATCTGCAACTTCAACCCTAAGTCTTGAGAAGCAATTATCTACAGTTAAAATATTCTTTTTACCACCTAAAGCTTTTATAATTGTTAAAGCCTTTTCTCTATCTTCAGCTTCTTCATCATTCTTACTAGCTGACTTCATTTGATTTTTTACTGCTGCTGCATTTTCATTTAAGTCCACTGCCATATCAGTATCATCATCTTCTCTTCCTGGAGTCTTTAAATCTAACTTTTCAATCATAATTTTAAATACAAAGAATAATACAACTATCTCAACAAGACCAACTAATACATATAAAGGCCAATGAGTTTTAGAAATTCCAGCTGGTAGATTAATAACAAGGAAATCTAAAATACCATTTGTTGCACAAACTCTTACGTTTAATAAGTAAACAAACATTTGGAACAATCCATCAATAACTGAATATACAAACCATAATAATGGTGCTGCAAATATAAAGGTAAATTCTAAAGGTTCAGTAATACCTGCGATAACAGCTGTTAAAGTTGATGGGATAAGTTGAGCCTTTAAGTTATTACGTTTACCTTTTTTAGCTGTGAAGTAGAATGCTAAAGCTACACCAATTACACCAAAGGTTTTAACTAATCCATAAGTCAAGAATCTTGCGGAATCTCTCATCATAGTTACACTAGGATCACCTAGTAAAGCTAAGAATACAGGTTTTGCACCAATTACATTTTGTCCGCCTATCATCATCTGATCTCCAACGGATGAATATAAGAATGGTGACCATATTAAGTGATGTAATCCTGTTGGTACTAAAAATCTATTTAAGAATCCATAAACAAATACTCCGATCGGTCCAGCAGTATTCATAAATCCTGTTAATGCTGAAATTCCACCTGCAATAGTTGGCCAAACATAAGTGATAACGATACTAAATACTGCAATTATTGGGATCATTACAATGAATACAAGCTTACTATTCCCATAAGGAGCCATGGCACTTTTAAATTCTTTAGTTACATATTTATTGTGAACCAAGGCAACTAGGACACCTAGAATCATTCCTAGAAATACTCCCATATCAGTTACATGGAATCCTAACTGTATCGTTTGTCCAGTTCCATATAATGCTCCTGCTGTATCTCCCTTTATAATTTTTCCTGATAGTTCTAACCATTTGCTGTTAGCACCTAAAAACAAAATATAGGACATTATAGAAACAAACGCTGCTTCTGCTTTTTTCTTTTTAGCCATCCCCATGGCTATTCCAACACAGAATAAAATACTTAAGTTACCCATGATAGGTGACAACATACCATTGAAAAACTTACCTATGGTCCAGATTACACCTTTTTCAGTAACAAAAGCTGTATTTGTAAAAACTGCAGTTAATGCAATAGACATACCTACTATTGGTAAAAATAAGACCGGTCCAATCATAGCTTTGGCAAACTTTTGCATACTATTTATAATCTTATCTTTCATTTAATATACCCCTCTACTATTTAATAAATTGTCTCTGGTAATTACCTGAACCTAGAATAACATGTTTAATAATCAATGTTAATAGCTTTGGCCCTTTCAGTAACATGTTGACCAAAAAGTGAACATGTTTACCTTTACATCGAAAATTAGGATGCTATTGAAATTAAATATTTAGTCATCCGATGCTTTAATTCTAATAGCTTGCGCATATAGCATCTCCTATATAACCAATTAATTTAAACTATAGTGTTGAAAATGTTCCAAATAAAAATACAAAAAAGACTACCATGAGAAAAACTCAAGATAGTCTTTACTAAAGATGATGGAATTCAAATATTTAACTATTAGATCTTACATTGGGGTAAATTGTGCTAAATTATAAATACCTAATACTTGCTCTATTTCGGCAATTTTATTTACTATATGTTCAAATCCGTCTTCACCAAATTTTTGTTCTTCTATTTCCTCAAAGCGCTCTCCTAATTCTTTAAATTCTTCTGGTGTTACCAATTCATGAAGTTCTGGAAATACAACTGTATCCTCACGAGCAGAATGAGGTTCATACATATTTATATAAAGTGTTAGTAATTGAATTAATTGAATAATGTTTTCAAAGCTATAGATATTTTTTATTGATGAAAAATATAGTATATTTTCTGTTAAGTTAGAAGCTGCGTCATGTTGCCTACGGAGGGTATTTATAAGTTCAATGTACTTAGGACTTCGTGAAAACTTAGGAAAAACATATTGTTCCTCTAACTTTTGATGATAATTTTCAATAAATTCATGTGCTATTGAAGCAGAATTATAAATAACAGCATAAATGTTTATCTGATTACTTAATTTTTCTCCTTTCAAGTATCTTAATGCATCGCTGTAAATTAATAGAATACGACGTAAAACTCCGTGCTCTCTCATTAGATCCTCCGTAGGAGAAACTTCTATTTCGTTTTCAATAGTATTTGTAATCACCGGTTATCACACCTTTTCCATATTAATTTTAAATAAGTTTCTTGCACAAAACTTCCTATATGTATAACTTAATAGTTGAAATAGAAATCCCATAGTTTATTTTTAGAGTAATAAACTAACAGTCCCCACAGTATATGCTCTTAAATATGCATTTGTGAAGAAATTCTTAAACTAAATAAATAGATATACATAATAGTTAATATGAATTTTGGTTGGTTCTGATTAGTATAATGGAATATCTATTCTTTCAAACTGTTCATAACCTTATCTAGTAAATATTCCATTACTATCATCACTCTTGCATAAAAATAGTTAGCTGTAATATTTCTATCATCTAGTTCTTTGTCGTCTAAAATAGAAAAATGAATTGTTGATTTCTTTGCCATATAACTTGCTTGATTTCCGGTGAAAGTGATAATATCTAATTCATTCTTTGATGCATAATCAATAACCTTTGTTACACTTTCAGTTTCACCACTCTTAGAAATTCCGATTACTAAAGCTCCGCCGATTTGATTACTATCATATACTCCATAGGAATTAGTCTTAATACACTTAAAGCCTAACACAAGCATTTTCCTACAAAAAAATTCAGCTATAGGTGTGGAAAAACCAGTGGCAGTTATGAAAATGATATTTTCTCTATGCTTAATAAGTGTAGACACAAAATCATCTATCTTAATCTTATCTATTTCTTCAATAAAGCTAGTAATATCAGAAGTTCTATCTTGATTCTTCTTTTGATTTTTTATGATAAAGTTTAAGCGATATA
Proteins encoded in this region:
- a CDS encoding MurR/RpiR family transcriptional regulator, which translates into the protein MEFDIYKLADNYKLTEVERQVLEYIINNIDLVLNKGVREVANINYTSAATIIKVSKKLGYTGYTDMIYRLNFIIKNQKKNQDRTSDITSFIEEIDKIKIDDFVSTLIKHRENIIFITATGFSTPIAEFFCRKMLVLGFKCIKTNSYGVYDSNQIGGALVIGISKSGETESVTKVIDYASKNELDIITFTGNQASYMAKKSTIHFSILDDKELDDRNITANYFYARVMIVMEYLLDKVMNSLKE